A genomic window from Rhodococcus sp. KBS0724 includes:
- a CDS encoding VOC family protein: MTVTTTPHLNFRGDARAALEFYHSVFGGQLVVLTNEDAHSVEAPAEAQHVKFGQVLGENGFQIMAYDVPASLAYDQGEKSLFVSVRGDSVEQIEELWGRLMEGSTIVEDLAPSFFSPAYGMLRDAFGVVWVLDVAAAYNPA, translated from the coding sequence ATGACTGTCACCACCACCCCGCATCTCAACTTCCGCGGCGACGCCCGTGCAGCATTGGAGTTTTATCACTCTGTGTTCGGAGGTCAGCTCGTCGTCCTCACCAATGAAGACGCTCACAGCGTGGAGGCGCCTGCGGAGGCGCAGCACGTCAAGTTCGGCCAGGTATTGGGCGAGAACGGTTTTCAGATCATGGCCTACGATGTCCCGGCGAGTCTCGCCTACGACCAGGGCGAGAAGTCACTTTTCGTTTCCGTTCGCGGCGACTCGGTCGAGCAGATCGAGGAGCTGTGGGGCAGGCTGATGGAAGGCTCCACGATCGTCGAGGACCTGGCGCCGTCGTTCTTCTCCCCGGCGTACGGAATGCTCAGGGACGCTTTCGGTGTTGTGTGGGTGCTCGACGTCGCTGCCGCGTACAACCCAGCCTGA
- a CDS encoding sensor domain-containing protein, with the protein MDIVMSRRVVAGLGAVAVLFVGGCGSETSSPTAPDSTPVSTPVPGVALAPFSAAPVPTALTGTPLDKVALAQTVLTLSELPADFDIVPDPVEDLGLAPAPATSESDKSSTDPAACAAVLAPIATQVPGSVSSISKMFTGPDFTSIDQDSASFADGAAAAAAFETMQQTVTSCSQFTGTDADGINITYQVGAGYQPTVGDASFSYRIMTASEGFTLVADVVVAAAGSNLTQISATAPTPIAPEVLGSMAGTAVERLRTPAA; encoded by the coding sequence GTGGACATCGTGATGTCGCGTCGCGTCGTCGCTGGACTCGGCGCGGTGGCTGTTCTCTTCGTGGGTGGGTGCGGATCCGAAACATCCTCTCCGACAGCCCCGGATTCGACGCCTGTTTCGACGCCGGTACCCGGCGTTGCCCTCGCCCCGTTCAGCGCGGCACCTGTCCCGACCGCGCTCACCGGCACTCCCCTGGACAAGGTCGCGTTGGCGCAGACCGTGCTCACGCTGAGCGAACTTCCGGCGGATTTCGACATCGTGCCGGATCCGGTCGAGGATCTGGGTCTCGCGCCGGCGCCCGCCACGTCGGAATCCGACAAGTCCAGTACCGATCCCGCCGCGTGTGCCGCTGTGCTCGCACCGATCGCCACGCAAGTTCCCGGGTCCGTGTCCTCGATCTCGAAGATGTTCACGGGCCCCGATTTCACGAGCATCGATCAGGACAGCGCATCGTTCGCCGACGGCGCCGCGGCCGCCGCAGCATTCGAAACCATGCAGCAGACTGTGACGTCGTGCAGCCAATTCACCGGTACGGATGCCGACGGCATCAACATCACATATCAGGTGGGGGCGGGGTATCAGCCGACCGTCGGTGACGCGTCGTTCTCCTACCGAATCATGACGGCGAGTGAAGGATTCACACTTGTCGCCGACGTAGTCGTCGCCGCCGCGGGATCCAACCTGACCCAAATTTCGGCGACAGCGCCGACGCCCATCGCACCCGAGGTTCTGGGATCGATGGCCGGCACCGCCGTGGAGCGCCTGCGAACTCCGGCCGCGTAA
- a CDS encoding RluA family pseudouridine synthase, with translation MRESRSMPVPDGLDAMRVDAGLARLLGLSRTVSANLAEEGSVLLDGVAVGKSDRLTAGSWLEVVLPEPPRPLTVEATPVEGMEILYADDDVVAVDKPVGVAAHASVGWTGPTVIGGLAAAGFRISTSGAHERQGIVHRLDVGTSGVMVVATSERAYTVLKRAFKQRTIDKRYHALVQGHPDPSSGTIDAPIGRHHGNDWRFAVTADGKASVTHYDTIEAFQAASLLDVHLETGRTHQIRVHFSALRHPCCGDLTYGADPRLAERLGLERQWLHAVSLGFAHPADGRWVEIKSKYPKDLEHALEVLRSA, from the coding sequence ATGAGGGAATCGCGTTCGATGCCGGTGCCCGACGGACTCGACGCGATGCGCGTCGACGCCGGTTTGGCGCGCTTGCTCGGTCTCTCTCGAACGGTCTCGGCCAACCTTGCGGAAGAAGGTTCGGTACTGCTCGACGGTGTTGCCGTCGGTAAGTCCGATCGGTTGACCGCAGGTTCGTGGCTCGAAGTTGTCCTGCCCGAGCCGCCGCGTCCGCTGACCGTGGAAGCAACACCGGTCGAGGGCATGGAAATTCTCTACGCGGACGATGATGTTGTTGCCGTGGACAAGCCGGTCGGCGTCGCCGCGCATGCGAGTGTGGGGTGGACCGGTCCGACGGTCATCGGCGGGCTTGCCGCCGCAGGTTTTCGGATTTCGACGTCGGGCGCACACGAGCGTCAGGGCATTGTTCACAGGCTGGATGTCGGCACGTCCGGTGTCATGGTTGTTGCCACGTCCGAGCGGGCATACACGGTGCTCAAGCGGGCTTTCAAGCAGCGCACCATCGACAAGCGTTACCACGCATTGGTCCAGGGGCACCCCGATCCGAGTAGCGGAACAATCGACGCTCCGATCGGGCGGCACCACGGGAACGACTGGCGTTTTGCCGTCACCGCCGACGGCAAGGCGAGCGTGACGCATTACGACACCATCGAGGCATTTCAGGCGGCAAGTCTGCTGGACGTGCATCTCGAAACGGGCCGGACACACCAGATTCGCGTGCACTTCTCCGCGCTGCGGCACCCGTGCTGTGGCGACCTGACGTACGGAGCGGACCCCCGCCTTGCCGAGCGGTTGGGACTCGAGCGGCAGTGGCTTCATGCTGTGTCTCTCGGGTTTGCGCACCCGGCGGACGGGCGCTGGGTCGAGATCAAGAGCAAGTACCCGAAGGACCTCGAACATGCGCTAGAGGTACTTCGATCCGCATGA
- a CDS encoding mycofactocin-coupled SDR family oxidoreductase, translating into MPGRLAGKVAFITGAARGQGRSHALRLAEEGADIIALDLADGIDTVTRFYPPATADDLAETVRLVEKTGRRIHAGIADVRDFDSVRTLLDRGVAELGRVDIVVANAGVFISGEPAHRITEDEWDDVLDVNLKGVWHTCKAAAPHLIEQGDGGSIVITSSTAGIKGTRNAGAYAASKHAVVGLMRTLVSELGEYGIRANTVHPGATDTDMIMNERCFNLFLPGVRNPTKEQVAPLFTGTNALPVPWAESIDVSNAVLFLASDEARYVTGTELKVDAGFTTR; encoded by the coding sequence ATGCCCGGACGGCTAGCAGGGAAAGTCGCCTTCATCACCGGCGCAGCACGTGGCCAGGGCCGCAGTCACGCACTCCGACTTGCCGAAGAGGGCGCCGACATCATCGCCCTCGATCTCGCCGACGGCATCGATACAGTCACTCGGTTCTATCCTCCCGCCACGGCGGACGACCTCGCCGAGACCGTTCGGCTCGTCGAGAAAACCGGGCGTCGCATCCACGCCGGAATTGCCGATGTCCGCGACTTCGACTCGGTGCGCACGCTGCTCGACCGCGGAGTCGCGGAACTCGGCCGCGTCGACATCGTGGTGGCAAACGCCGGAGTCTTCATCAGTGGCGAACCGGCACACCGGATTACCGAAGACGAGTGGGACGACGTACTCGACGTCAATCTCAAGGGCGTGTGGCACACCTGCAAAGCTGCCGCTCCGCACTTGATCGAGCAGGGCGACGGCGGATCGATAGTTATCACCAGTTCGACTGCCGGAATCAAGGGCACGCGCAACGCCGGTGCTTACGCCGCCAGCAAGCATGCTGTGGTCGGATTGATGCGGACACTCGTCAGCGAACTCGGCGAATACGGAATTCGGGCGAACACCGTGCACCCGGGCGCAACCGATACCGACATGATCATGAATGAACGCTGCTTCAACCTCTTCTTGCCCGGCGTCCGGAATCCGACCAAGGAACAGGTGGCGCCGCTGTTCACCGGTACCAATGCGTTGCCCGTCCCCTGGGCTGAGTCGATCGACGTCTCCAATGCGGTCCTCTTTCTGGCTTCGGACGAGGCCCGCTACGTCACCGGCACCGAACTCAAGGTCGACGCCGGATTCACTACCCGCTGA
- a CDS encoding ABC transporter substrate-binding protein has translation MKRGLSILAVVVTTAAIASCSATSDATGTVAAEPRSGGHLTVGIIAPCGLDKAQTSGCNFTNVEVVDNLTEQLPGTGEVVPWLAESWDVSADGTSYIFHLKDGVTFSNGEKFDAEAVKLNFDNVIELGKQGRAFQSSAYLLGYQGSTVVDPRTIEVKFNQPKAGFLQALSEKPLGIIAPETITTKTPEERLAGGVIGSGPFVISDVVQDQKIEVKRRDDYQWSSPKNAHTGPAYLDGITFQILPENAVRTGALLSDQIQVATTVPANDSANISAQGFDIASRSSAGIVYSYFANVKDPVLSDESARRAIQLGLDRNEIHDTIFDEYQKVPTSILSSTHPNYTDLGADLDYNPEKAKEILDAAGWKPSADGTREKDGRKLSVSIQFSASSDKPLHELAQQELKKIGVELRIDQVTAAELIANRTSGNWQLQYGNLTRPDPDVLVSSFSPGFSLYFTKDYDPELQGLLTAQSTELDPAKRNAQTAEIQQIIVEKGYAFPATEGSQTQAAGPKIHGLSFQAPWWPSYVDAWIEN, from the coding sequence ATGAAACGAGGATTGTCGATCCTCGCGGTCGTAGTCACCACTGCCGCCATCGCAAGTTGCAGCGCCACCTCCGACGCAACGGGAACCGTCGCGGCGGAACCTCGTTCCGGCGGCCATCTCACAGTCGGGATCATCGCACCGTGCGGATTGGACAAGGCACAGACATCCGGCTGCAATTTCACCAACGTCGAAGTAGTCGACAATCTCACCGAGCAACTTCCGGGCACCGGCGAGGTCGTGCCCTGGCTTGCAGAATCTTGGGACGTCTCCGCGGACGGCACCTCGTACATTTTCCACCTCAAGGACGGAGTGACCTTCAGCAACGGCGAAAAGTTCGATGCCGAAGCCGTCAAGTTGAACTTCGACAACGTCATCGAACTCGGTAAACAAGGCAGAGCGTTCCAGTCCTCGGCCTATCTACTGGGATATCAGGGATCGACCGTCGTCGACCCGCGCACGATCGAGGTAAAGTTCAACCAACCCAAGGCCGGTTTCCTGCAGGCACTTTCAGAGAAGCCTCTGGGAATCATCGCCCCGGAGACCATCACCACAAAGACACCGGAAGAGAGGCTTGCCGGCGGAGTCATCGGCAGTGGCCCCTTCGTGATCAGCGATGTTGTCCAGGACCAGAAGATCGAGGTGAAACGACGCGACGACTACCAGTGGTCCTCGCCGAAGAACGCCCATACCGGCCCGGCCTACCTCGACGGAATCACCTTCCAGATCTTGCCTGAGAACGCAGTCCGCACCGGAGCTCTTCTCAGCGATCAAATTCAAGTCGCGACCACTGTGCCGGCGAACGACTCCGCGAACATCTCGGCCCAGGGATTCGACATCGCCTCACGCTCATCCGCCGGTATCGTCTACAGCTATTTCGCAAACGTGAAAGATCCGGTTCTCTCTGACGAATCGGCGCGCAGGGCGATCCAACTGGGTCTTGATCGAAACGAAATCCACGACACCATCTTCGACGAGTATCAGAAAGTACCCACCAGCATCCTTTCCTCAACTCACCCCAATTACACCGACTTGGGTGCAGATCTCGACTACAACCCCGAAAAAGCGAAGGAAATTCTCGACGCAGCCGGATGGAAACCGAGCGCGGACGGAACACGAGAGAAGGACGGCCGGAAACTTTCCGTCAGTATCCAATTCAGCGCCTCGAGCGACAAGCCACTTCACGAGCTCGCCCAGCAAGAACTGAAAAAGATCGGTGTCGAGCTTCGCATCGACCAGGTAACCGCCGCCGAACTGATCGCCAACCGAACATCCGGAAACTGGCAACTGCAGTACGGCAACCTGACAAGACCTGACCCTGACGTCCTGGTGTCATCCTTCAGCCCCGGATTCAGCCTGTATTTCACCAAGGACTACGACCCCGAACTACAAGGCCTGTTGACGGCGCAGAGCACCGAACTCGACCCAGCCAAGCGAAACGCGCAAACCGCCGAAATTCAGCAGATCATCGTCGAAAAAGGATACGCGTTCCCTGCCACCGAAGGCAGCCAGACACAGGCGGCAGGCCCGAAGATACACGGCCTTTCCTTCCAGGCACCGTGGTGGCCGTCGTATGTCGACGCGTGGATCGAAAACTAG
- a CDS encoding TauD/TfdA family dioxygenase: protein MTTTLNEYQLRRTGTRFGAEINGIDLRVPVSEGIRESLVRDFREHKVLVFRGQHLSPDQQVDAVRIFDEPFDHPTAVRHSENPLVYPYDVKTTGKASTWHIGGLWRNPPFSIESLVFEEVSELGGNTLWADLQAAYDDLSEPYKELLEGVSAVYDSDSRHYAQGAEKGKIETTIEHPLVRLDRNGRKGLFISSSALGLTGLPESEGRSVLAFLLSHASSPQYTIRFGWSAGDFVLWNNLATWHYAIDDYGTGPRRYRKVLAAEAS, encoded by the coding sequence ATGACAACCACTTTGAATGAGTATCAGCTGCGCCGTACGGGAACTCGGTTCGGAGCGGAGATCAACGGAATTGATCTGAGAGTCCCTGTATCCGAGGGTATTCGAGAGTCGTTGGTTCGAGACTTTCGTGAACACAAAGTGCTTGTCTTTCGCGGGCAGCATCTGAGTCCTGATCAGCAAGTCGATGCGGTAAGGATCTTCGACGAACCGTTCGATCACCCCACAGCTGTGCGTCACAGTGAGAACCCGCTGGTCTATCCCTACGATGTGAAGACCACGGGCAAAGCCAGTACCTGGCATATCGGGGGACTGTGGCGAAATCCGCCCTTCTCGATTGAATCCTTGGTATTCGAGGAGGTTTCGGAACTCGGCGGCAATACATTGTGGGCAGATCTGCAAGCAGCGTACGACGATTTGTCGGAGCCGTACAAGGAGCTTCTCGAGGGAGTATCGGCGGTCTACGATTCCGATTCTCGGCACTATGCGCAGGGCGCAGAGAAGGGAAAGATCGAGACAACGATCGAACACCCGCTCGTGCGTCTCGACCGTAATGGTCGCAAAGGTCTGTTCATCAGCAGTAGCGCTTTGGGGTTGACGGGATTGCCGGAGTCCGAAGGACGATCGGTACTTGCCTTCCTCTTGTCGCACGCGTCATCCCCGCAATACACAATCAGGTTCGGTTGGAGTGCAGGAGATTTCGTGCTGTGGAACAATCTGGCCACTTGGCACTACGCCATCGACGACTACGGCACGGGCCCGCGCAGGTACCGAAAAGTGCTTGCTGCAGAAGCATCCTGA
- a CDS encoding AMP-binding protein produces the protein MQFNLADVFETVASAVPDRIALSYEGENLSYAQLDAEANRTAHLLARAGISPGEHVALFLKNSVDHVTSILGLIKIRAVPINVNYRYTPAELEYIFTNSDSVAVVVELPEHQRVLASLFDACPMVRTVIVIGDIAAELTAAAKAHEISVLSFAESRDMSPEGEFDSRSGDDLYLLYTGGTTGYPKGVMWRHDDFFRKPLSGGNPYGEGTRQDLAEIASAAKEFPELSFLIAAPLMHGAALYSLFTFFTLGARVVLRRDFDPKKVVEAIEKDAVQVILIVGDGMGLPLVDEMERRQGEVDLSSLFSITSGGAIWSVSVRERMLAVKPDLLLRDNFGASETGNDGAFSVDEAGNLRMPPSPNMILVDERLDEIPAGSEDVGYIARIGNVPLGYYKDAEKTARTFPTRPDGTRLSVLGDMGKVEADGTIVFLGRGSQCINTGGEKVFAEEVEATLHAHPSIVDALVVPAPDERMGQQVAAVIATYPDSPELTLEAVQEHCRKTLAGYKIPRTIVLVEEVKRTPAGKADYRWATTLAST, from the coding sequence ATGCAGTTCAACCTCGCAGACGTTTTCGAGACGGTCGCCAGCGCAGTACCTGACCGTATTGCATTGAGCTATGAGGGCGAGAACCTCTCCTACGCCCAGCTGGACGCAGAGGCCAACCGGACCGCACACCTACTCGCGCGGGCAGGTATCTCCCCCGGCGAGCATGTGGCCCTGTTCCTGAAGAACAGCGTCGACCATGTCACGTCGATCCTCGGACTGATCAAGATCCGCGCGGTCCCGATCAACGTGAACTACCGATACACACCCGCCGAACTCGAATACATTTTCACCAACTCCGACTCGGTTGCGGTGGTCGTCGAACTTCCCGAGCATCAGCGTGTGCTTGCTTCACTCTTCGATGCGTGCCCGATGGTGCGGACAGTGATCGTGATCGGCGACATCGCCGCCGAACTGACCGCCGCCGCGAAAGCACACGAAATTTCCGTGCTTTCCTTCGCCGAGAGTCGCGACATGTCACCCGAAGGAGAGTTCGATTCCCGTTCGGGCGACGACCTGTACCTGCTGTACACAGGAGGGACGACCGGATACCCGAAAGGTGTCATGTGGCGGCACGACGACTTCTTCCGTAAACCCCTCTCCGGCGGAAACCCGTACGGCGAGGGTACCCGTCAGGATCTTGCCGAGATTGCCAGTGCTGCAAAGGAATTTCCCGAACTTTCGTTCCTCATCGCCGCCCCTCTCATGCATGGCGCCGCGTTGTACTCGCTTTTCACTTTCTTCACCCTCGGTGCTCGCGTGGTTCTTCGGCGCGACTTCGATCCGAAGAAGGTCGTCGAAGCCATCGAAAAAGACGCAGTACAGGTGATCCTGATCGTCGGCGACGGTATGGGGTTACCGTTGGTAGACGAGATGGAACGACGCCAGGGCGAGGTCGATCTCAGCTCCCTGTTCTCGATCACGTCGGGTGGCGCAATCTGGTCCGTCAGTGTTCGGGAGCGCATGCTGGCAGTGAAGCCGGACCTGCTCTTGCGAGATAACTTCGGCGCTTCGGAAACCGGTAACGACGGCGCCTTCTCCGTCGACGAGGCCGGCAATCTGCGAATGCCGCCGTCCCCGAACATGATCCTGGTCGACGAACGCCTCGACGAGATTCCTGCCGGATCCGAGGACGTGGGCTACATCGCGCGAATCGGCAACGTCCCGCTCGGTTACTACAAGGATGCGGAGAAGACTGCACGGACGTTCCCGACCCGTCCCGACGGCACCCGCCTGTCGGTGCTCGGCGACATGGGCAAGGTGGAAGCAGACGGCACCATCGTCTTCCTCGGCCGTGGCTCGCAGTGCATCAACACCGGCGGTGAGAAGGTCTTTGCCGAAGAAGTCGAGGCAACCCTTCACGCACACCCGTCGATTGTCGATGCGCTTGTCGTCCCCGCACCGGACGAGCGTATGGGGCAGCAAGTTGCAGCGGTGATCGCGACCTATCCCGACTCGCCAGAACTAACCCTCGAGGCCGTTCAGGAACACTGCCGTAAGACGTTGGCCGGATACAAGATCCCGCGCACAATTGTGCTGGTCGAGGAAGTCAAGCGCACTCCGGCCGGCAAAGCGGACTACCGCTGGGCGACGACACTGGCATCCACTTAA
- the lspA gene encoding signal peptidase II, producing the protein MVGVSTDHPDRDLSAEDQPITDLSKSASPTRPRRLAMLIAIAAVILIADVLTKVWAVAAITPGKPIEIIGDVVTFTLVRNPGAAFSMATSMTWILTLVAIGVVIGVIKIGRTLRSPWWALGLGLVLGGALGNLIDRLFRAPGFMRGHVVDFMSIGWWPVFNIADSAIVCGAILLVALTLFGFEPNGERLRSDKSNASSEDQGESK; encoded by the coding sequence ATGGTGGGCGTGAGTACAGACCACCCAGACCGAGATCTCAGCGCGGAGGATCAGCCGATTACCGATTTGTCGAAGTCCGCATCACCGACAAGACCACGACGGTTGGCGATGCTGATCGCCATCGCGGCAGTCATCCTGATCGCGGACGTTCTGACGAAGGTCTGGGCTGTGGCTGCGATCACGCCGGGCAAACCAATCGAAATCATCGGCGACGTCGTCACTTTCACGCTGGTCCGTAACCCCGGTGCGGCGTTCTCCATGGCAACGTCCATGACGTGGATCCTCACGTTGGTTGCGATCGGCGTTGTCATCGGAGTGATCAAGATCGGTCGCACCCTGCGGTCACCGTGGTGGGCGCTGGGTCTGGGTTTGGTGCTCGGTGGCGCACTCGGCAACCTCATCGACAGATTGTTCCGCGCCCCGGGCTTCATGCGCGGACACGTCGTCGACTTCATGTCCATCGGCTGGTGGCCAGTGTTCAACATCGCAGATTCCGCGATCGTCTGCGGAGCCATTCTGTTGGTCGCCTTGACTCTGTTCGGGTTCGAACCCAACGGCGAGCGCCTCCGCAGTGACAAGTCCAACGCTTCCAGCGAGGACCAGGGGGAGAGCAAATGA
- the rarD gene encoding EamA family transporter RarD → MSADEVVESAVSTKSGSSSGIAFGVGAFLVWGTFPAFFGLLDFADPLEVLAHRVVWTLVLMLIVLAVLGRLASLRGISGRTWLLVAAASAAIAVNWGMYIYAVVSGRVVEAALGYFINPLVTVLLGVVIFRERLRRAQIAALVLAATAVVVITVDYGKPPIVALVLAGSFATYGLIKKVVPLDPRTSLTAEGVVAAPFAVGYLLFLGLTGAGSFVSGGTGQSLLLLAAGPVTALPLLLFGVAAQRVKLSTMGMLQYLTPALQMMWGVAVMHEDMPASRWIGFALIWLALVIFTTDIIRANRRSQGSMASKQEPLP, encoded by the coding sequence ATGAGTGCCGATGAAGTAGTGGAGTCCGCTGTTTCGACGAAATCCGGCTCGAGTTCGGGTATCGCGTTCGGCGTCGGGGCCTTCTTGGTGTGGGGAACGTTTCCGGCGTTCTTCGGATTGCTCGATTTTGCCGACCCGCTCGAGGTTCTCGCCCACCGGGTGGTGTGGACCCTTGTTCTGATGCTGATCGTGTTGGCGGTTCTCGGCCGACTCGCGTCTCTTCGGGGAATCAGTGGGCGAACGTGGTTGCTGGTCGCGGCAGCGTCGGCGGCGATCGCAGTCAACTGGGGCATGTACATCTACGCGGTGGTGTCGGGGCGAGTGGTGGAAGCCGCGCTCGGATACTTCATCAATCCGTTGGTGACCGTATTGCTCGGTGTCGTGATCTTCCGGGAGCGACTGCGGCGTGCACAGATCGCGGCTCTGGTGCTCGCAGCGACGGCGGTAGTGGTGATCACCGTCGACTACGGCAAACCGCCGATTGTTGCGCTTGTTCTGGCCGGGTCGTTTGCGACCTACGGACTGATCAAGAAGGTGGTTCCGCTCGACCCACGAACCAGCCTGACGGCAGAGGGCGTCGTAGCTGCTCCGTTCGCGGTGGGGTACCTCCTCTTCCTCGGTCTCACCGGCGCCGGCTCGTTTGTATCCGGTGGCACGGGGCAAAGCCTGCTCCTCTTGGCAGCTGGTCCTGTGACGGCTTTGCCGCTGTTGCTGTTCGGTGTTGCCGCGCAGCGAGTGAAACTCTCCACGATGGGCATGTTGCAGTACCTGACACCGGCACTGCAGATGATGTGGGGCGTCGCGGTGATGCACGAGGACATGCCGGCGTCGCGTTGGATCGGGTTTGCGTTGATCTGGCTGGCGCTGGTGATCTTCACGACAGACATCATCCGCGCGAATCGGCGTTCACAGGGGTCGATGGCGTCCAAGCAGGAGCCGCTCCCGTAA
- a CDS encoding NAD(P)/FAD-dependent oxidoreductase: MTTQLDSPELDTVAVEATARQWLSHFADLLRTGAGAATVLHSDVWWRDLLALSGDLRSLNGSTRIESLVASAVEQHVRGEHLDPAAAPALVPTLSGSTVQLLFRFDTDLGHVRGVARLIFDDGAWRARNLLTALDTLTGHEPTTGEHRPDGAGDHPEYWSARRTRELECHDGDPDVLVIGAGHSGLALAAQLGVLGVRTLLVDRADRVGDNWRGRYDSLVLHDAVWSNHLPLMPFPSSWPVFTPKDKMGDWLEIYSRALDLNVWTRSEIVESTFDPVERRWSVVVDRDGTRRTLNPQHVVLATGLSGTEPVLPEFAGAENFAGELLHSSRYRTEPARRGTHTVVIGTGNSGHDIAQDLYESGAHVTLIQRGPTHVVSGHTLSDRGRMRYGEHTSTDVADLLDASAARLDPQFLAALRYGSAAMAEDDRELLDALAAKGFALSDGVDGTGVMMLFLTRNGGYYIDVGASPLIADGSIGLVSGATVERLVSDGLILSDGTHVRADTIVCATGYRGILDTARRVLGDAVADACGPVWDLDDEGELQSVWRASGHDRFWIHGGNFMLVRNYSKYLALQITADLAGIALPTLD, encoded by the coding sequence ATGACAACACAATTGGATTCTCCCGAGCTAGACACGGTCGCAGTCGAAGCGACGGCACGACAATGGCTCTCCCATTTTGCCGATCTCCTCCGCACCGGCGCCGGCGCCGCGACGGTTCTGCACTCCGACGTGTGGTGGCGCGACCTGCTTGCCTTATCCGGCGACTTGCGAAGCCTGAACGGCAGCACGAGGATCGAGTCGCTGGTCGCATCGGCCGTAGAACAGCACGTGCGCGGCGAGCACCTCGATCCGGCTGCCGCACCAGCGCTGGTTCCCACACTGTCCGGATCTACGGTCCAACTACTGTTCCGTTTCGACACCGATCTCGGTCATGTTCGTGGTGTTGCCCGTCTGATCTTCGACGACGGCGCCTGGCGGGCCCGGAACCTGCTCACCGCTCTGGACACCCTGACGGGGCACGAACCGACTACCGGCGAGCATCGACCGGACGGCGCAGGCGATCATCCGGAGTACTGGTCGGCACGGCGCACCCGTGAACTCGAGTGCCACGACGGCGATCCGGATGTCCTCGTCATCGGCGCCGGTCACTCGGGCCTGGCACTCGCCGCTCAACTCGGTGTACTCGGAGTCAGAACACTGCTGGTCGACCGCGCCGATCGAGTCGGCGACAACTGGCGCGGGCGCTACGACTCGCTGGTGTTGCACGACGCTGTCTGGTCGAATCATCTTCCGCTGATGCCGTTCCCATCGTCCTGGCCGGTTTTCACGCCAAAGGACAAGATGGGCGACTGGCTCGAAATATACTCCCGCGCGCTGGATTTGAATGTGTGGACGCGGTCGGAGATCGTAGAGTCAACCTTCGACCCCGTCGAGCGACGCTGGAGCGTTGTCGTCGATCGCGACGGCACGCGGCGCACGCTGAATCCGCAGCACGTGGTTCTCGCCACCGGTCTCAGCGGTACCGAACCTGTCCTTCCAGAATTTGCAGGCGCCGAGAACTTTGCCGGCGAACTGCTGCATTCGAGCCGATATCGCACCGAACCCGCACGCCGCGGAACCCACACCGTGGTGATCGGAACGGGCAACAGCGGCCACGACATCGCGCAGGATCTCTACGAGTCGGGTGCACACGTGACGCTGATCCAGCGCGGACCCACACACGTGGTCAGTGGGCACACCCTGTCCGATCGTGGCCGGATGCGCTACGGCGAACACACGTCCACGGACGTGGCCGATCTGCTCGATGCGTCGGCCGCGAGGCTCGATCCCCAATTTCTCGCAGCTTTGCGGTATGGCTCCGCCGCAATGGCCGAGGACGACCGCGAACTGCTCGATGCCCTCGCAGCCAAGGGTTTCGCGCTCTCCGACGGCGTGGACGGCACCGGAGTCATGATGCTGTTCCTGACCCGCAACGGCGGTTACTACATCGACGTCGGCGCCTCCCCGCTCATCGCCGACGGCAGCATCGGGTTGGTATCGGGGGCGACGGTCGAGCGGTTGGTCTCGGACGGGCTGATCCTGTCCGACGGCACCCACGTCCGCGCCGACACCATCGTGTGCGCGACCGGATACCGCGGCATTCTCGACACCGCACGACGTGTCCTCGGCGACGCCGTAGCCGACGCCTGCGGACCGGTCTGGGATCTGGACGACGAGGGTGAACTGCAATCAGTCTGGCGCGCGTCCGGGCACGACCGATTCTGGATCCACGGCGGCAACTTCATGCTCGTGCGCAACTACAGCAAGTACCTCGCGCTGCAGATCACAGCGGACCTGGCAGGTATAGCCCTGCCCACGCTCGACTGA